One stretch of Schlesneria sp. DSM 10557 DNA includes these proteins:
- the gyrA gene encoding DNA gyrase subunit A, with the protein MATGDGTPDGSDLPLDPLTSHGTNDRVQDIAIQDEMRTSYVTYAMSVIISRALPDVRDGLKPSQRRILVAMNDLNLGPNSGRVKCAKICGDTSGNYHPHGDGSIYPTLVRMAQSWNVRDVLIDKQGNFGSLAGMPPAAMRYTEARLSAVASEMLDDLKRDTVDYVLTYDQRNREPVVLPSRFPNLIVNGSNGIAVGMATSIPPHNLGEVCDAVVRLIDDPECTLDEIIECMPGPDFPTGGVICGRLGIRQAYLTGRSTIVLRARTRFITEKNTDVIEVTEIPYLETRDRIREKIEQLIKDDRIKGIARVTDLTDRTLPAWQTRLHIAVKRGEDKEVVLNQLFQYSPLQSTVSIILLALVGNRPKLLSLKEMLAEFIRHRVTVLRRRTEFLLGEARKRKHTVEGMLIAQINLDEVISTIRNSPSRAEAKDRLQLIQVPAPLVKRALGDSGFEMYQSEVGEKESYSLSANQAEAIVSMQLGSLANLEREKLNEEHTKLLADIKGHLYLLSDEANIRAVVRDDMLALKAKYATKRRTEINDLELSGINQEDLIAEEPMVVTLSQRGYIKRMQLNTYQAQNRGGKGIIGAKADEEDAIEHLFVASTHAWLLFFTDKGKVLWEKVYNLPLQNRTSKGRALVNLLALPEGDRISSCVAVREFDDERFLIMATRNGVVKKTPLSAYKRPMKGGIIAINLRDNDQLIEAMIVSPKEDVLLATKRGMAIRFTETDARSMGRNTSGVRGIRLKKDDLVIGMVLADPTMSLLTVCENGYGKRTAIGIGGLALDDTLSTTSDVASDAPLDDEAALAEDEVPEDDTVSEDTETDSEEVESGDEAVGSSNQYRRQKRGGMGVKDIKTTERNGNAVKILAVAEQDEVLMVTATGKIQRIRAGDINEIGRNTQGVRIIRLEESDKLVSMARIPADLSAAAAAVANEAEAAATKPPEVAPPSLPNDAAQPDSPDQE; encoded by the coding sequence TTGGCTACTGGCGACGGAACTCCTGACGGCTCAGATCTGCCCCTTGATCCTCTGACCTCCCATGGCACGAATGATCGCGTACAGGATATCGCGATTCAGGATGAGATGCGGACGAGCTACGTCACGTATGCCATGTCGGTCATCATCAGCCGCGCCTTGCCCGATGTTCGCGACGGTCTGAAGCCTTCGCAGCGGCGTATTCTTGTCGCGATGAACGATTTGAATCTCGGTCCGAACTCGGGTCGAGTCAAATGTGCAAAAATCTGCGGTGATACCAGCGGTAACTACCATCCCCACGGTGATGGATCGATCTATCCAACCCTCGTCCGAATGGCGCAAAGCTGGAACGTTCGTGACGTACTGATCGACAAGCAGGGGAACTTCGGTTCTCTCGCAGGGATGCCTCCTGCGGCAATGCGGTATACCGAAGCTCGACTCTCGGCCGTCGCGTCCGAAATGCTGGACGACCTGAAGCGTGATACGGTCGACTATGTGCTCACGTACGACCAGCGAAACCGGGAACCGGTCGTCCTTCCGTCCCGCTTTCCCAACCTGATCGTCAATGGGTCGAACGGAATTGCGGTCGGGATGGCAACCAGCATTCCGCCCCACAACCTGGGTGAAGTTTGCGACGCTGTTGTTCGACTGATCGATGACCCCGAATGCACACTCGACGAGATCATCGAATGCATGCCCGGTCCCGACTTCCCCACCGGCGGTGTGATCTGCGGTCGCCTGGGCATTCGTCAGGCCTACCTCACCGGCCGATCCACGATCGTGCTGCGGGCCCGCACCAGGTTCATCACGGAAAAGAACACCGATGTTATCGAAGTGACCGAGATCCCGTATCTCGAGACACGCGACCGAATTCGTGAGAAGATCGAGCAACTCATCAAGGACGATCGGATCAAGGGGATCGCCCGCGTCACCGACTTGACCGACCGGACGTTGCCCGCCTGGCAAACCCGTCTGCATATCGCGGTCAAACGGGGGGAAGACAAAGAGGTCGTCCTCAACCAGCTTTTCCAGTACTCGCCACTGCAGTCGACGGTCAGCATCATCCTGCTAGCCCTGGTTGGCAACCGGCCAAAGTTGCTCTCGCTGAAAGAGATGCTGGCCGAGTTCATCCGACACCGCGTCACGGTGCTGCGTCGTCGTACCGAATTCCTGCTGGGCGAAGCACGCAAGCGAAAGCATACCGTCGAAGGGATGCTGATTGCCCAGATCAACCTCGACGAAGTGATCTCGACGATCCGCAACTCGCCAAGTCGTGCAGAAGCAAAAGATCGTCTGCAACTGATCCAGGTTCCCGCGCCACTGGTCAAGCGGGCGCTGGGTGACAGCGGCTTCGAGATGTACCAGAGCGAAGTCGGCGAAAAAGAGAGCTATTCTCTGTCTGCCAATCAGGCGGAAGCCATCGTCTCGATGCAGCTCGGTTCGCTCGCCAATCTCGAACGCGAAAAACTGAACGAAGAACACACGAAACTGCTGGCCGATATCAAAGGCCATCTGTACCTGTTGTCGGACGAAGCCAACATTCGGGCTGTCGTCCGGGACGATATGCTGGCGCTCAAGGCCAAGTATGCCACCAAACGGCGAACCGAAATCAACGACCTGGAACTCAGCGGCATCAACCAGGAAGACCTGATTGCCGAAGAGCCGATGGTGGTGACGCTGTCGCAGCGTGGCTACATCAAGCGCATGCAGCTCAACACCTACCAGGCTCAGAATCGCGGTGGCAAAGGAATCATCGGCGCGAAAGCCGATGAGGAAGACGCGATTGAGCACCTGTTCGTGGCAAGCACCCATGCCTGGCTGCTCTTCTTCACCGACAAGGGGAAGGTTCTGTGGGAAAAGGTCTACAACCTGCCGCTGCAGAACCGCACCAGCAAGGGACGTGCACTGGTCAACCTGCTCGCCCTGCCGGAAGGGGATCGCATCAGCAGCTGTGTTGCCGTACGCGAATTTGATGACGAGCGATTCCTGATCATGGCCACCCGCAACGGGGTTGTGAAAAAGACACCGTTGTCCGCCTACAAGCGCCCCATGAAGGGGGGGATCATTGCCATCAATCTGCGTGACAATGATCAGTTGATCGAAGCGATGATCGTCTCCCCGAAAGAAGATGTGCTCCTCGCGACCAAGAGGGGAATGGCGATCCGCTTCACCGAAACCGATGCCCGCAGCATGGGACGCAATACCAGCGGCGTACGTGGCATCCGTCTGAAGAAGGACGACCTGGTCATCGGCATGGTTCTCGCCGATCCGACGATGAGTCTTCTGACGGTCTGCGAAAATGGTTACGGCAAGCGAACTGCCATCGGTATCGGCGGCCTGGCCTTAGACGACACGTTGTCCACGACCAGCGACGTTGCCTCTGATGCTCCTCTCGACGATGAAGCGGCGCTTGCCGAGGACGAAGTCCCTGAAGACGATACCGTCTCAGAAGATACCGAGACCGATTCTGAAGAAGTGGAATCGGGTGACGAAGCAGTCGGCTCCTCAAACCAGTATCGCCGACAAAAGCGTGGCGGGATGGGTGTGAAGGACATCAAGACCACGGAACGTAACGGCAACGCGGTGAAGATCCTCGCGGTGGCAGAGCAGGACGAAGTTCTGATGGTGACCGCAACGGGCAAGATCCAGCGTATTCGTGCGGGAGATATCAACGAGATTGGCCGCAATACGCAGGGCGTCAGAATTATTCGGCTGGAAGAGAGTGATAAACTGGTCAGCATGGCTCGCATCCCTGCGGATCTGAGTGCTGCTGCCGCCGCCGTCGCGAATGAGGCTGAAGCTGCTGCAACGAAACCACCAGAAGTCGCTCCGCCTTCACTCCCGAACGACGCGGCCCAGCCGGATTCCCCTGATCAGGAATAA
- a CDS encoding VOC family protein, with translation MSPSSEQSSHSVENSGTDSPPCKLSIETIVETAIYGDCLDELERFYTDVMNLPVMAKELGRHVFFAAGPSSVLLVFNPQTTLQGHVFPPHGATGPGHVAFGVRHETLDAWRAKLQAHEIEIEKEHHWPKGGISLYLRDPAGNSVELITPGVWGTPAGW, from the coding sequence ATGAGTCCATCGAGCGAGCAATCCAGCCACTCCGTCGAAAACAGCGGGACGGACAGTCCTCCGTGCAAACTGTCCATCGAAACAATTGTCGAAACCGCGATCTACGGCGATTGCCTCGACGAGCTGGAACGCTTCTATACCGACGTAATGAACCTTCCGGTGATGGCGAAGGAACTAGGACGCCACGTCTTCTTCGCTGCAGGGCCATCAAGCGTCCTTCTGGTTTTCAATCCCCAGACGACATTGCAGGGGCATGTCTTTCCCCCGCACGGAGCGACCGGGCCGGGACACGTCGCGTTTGGAGTGCGGCACGAGACTCTGGATGCGTGGCGGGCGAAACTCCAGGCGCACGAGATTGAGATCGAGAAAGAGCACCATTGGCCGAAGGGAGGAATCTCGCTCTACCTGCGAGACCCCGCAGGGAATTCCGTCGAATTGATCACTCCCGGAGTCTGGGGAACTCCCGCGGGCTGGTAG
- a CDS encoding amidohydrolase — MIRIAAGLLMLTLAVSPAFAQKEALSHSIREREAATWNIALKIWELAEPGYQEFESARLLADLLENAGFRVERKVADIPTAFTATYGEGSPVIAILGEYDALPGLSQQAVPEQLPRPQASYGQACGHHLFGAASASAAIAVAEQIKAGNLRGTVRFYGCPAEEGGSGKAFMVRAGLFQDCDAAFHWHPAGRNTAGDSSCLARAAVKFRFDGRSAHAAGAPEQGRSSLDAVELACHASELLREHTPDFTRIHHVITSGGSAPNVVPDFAEVFFYIRHPKAEVVRELYPRLVKCAQAGALATETKLDEQYLGGTMELLPNDRLAQIALANLRELNDLKYDEEQATFALKIRETLMKPQPLESINQVADTSGEVGKGSTDVGDVSWVVPTAGFTTACFVPGTPSHSWQAVAAGGTSIGKQGMQLAARTMAASVWDLMSQPEIIQQAKAEHAERLAGRKYQPLILPGQAPPLDYRNTPGTP, encoded by the coding sequence ATGATCCGAATTGCCGCGGGACTGCTGATGCTGACGCTAGCGGTCTCACCTGCGTTTGCACAAAAAGAGGCTCTGTCTCATAGCATTCGCGAGCGGGAAGCAGCGACATGGAACATCGCCCTCAAGATCTGGGAGCTTGCGGAACCTGGCTACCAGGAATTTGAATCAGCCCGTTTGCTGGCGGACTTGCTGGAGAACGCCGGCTTCCGTGTCGAACGCAAAGTCGCTGATATCCCCACCGCTTTCACAGCAACGTACGGTGAGGGCTCGCCGGTCATCGCGATTCTCGGCGAGTACGATGCACTTCCCGGCTTGTCTCAGCAGGCAGTTCCCGAGCAACTTCCCCGGCCGCAGGCCAGTTATGGTCAGGCCTGCGGTCATCACCTGTTTGGCGCTGCCTCCGCATCCGCGGCCATCGCGGTCGCTGAGCAAATCAAGGCAGGCAATCTGCGCGGCACCGTTCGTTTTTATGGATGTCCGGCCGAAGAGGGGGGAAGCGGCAAGGCCTTCATGGTACGCGCGGGGCTCTTTCAAGACTGTGATGCAGCGTTTCACTGGCACCCTGCGGGTCGCAACACAGCGGGGGACTCATCATGCCTCGCACGTGCTGCGGTCAAGTTTCGCTTTGACGGCCGTAGCGCTCATGCGGCAGGTGCTCCCGAGCAGGGACGTTCCTCACTGGATGCTGTCGAACTCGCCTGCCATGCCTCGGAACTGCTTCGTGAGCACACACCCGATTTTACACGCATTCATCATGTCATCACCAGCGGCGGTTCGGCTCCCAACGTCGTCCCCGACTTTGCAGAGGTCTTCTTCTACATCCGCCATCCCAAGGCCGAGGTGGTGCGAGAACTTTACCCGCGACTCGTGAAGTGTGCTCAGGCGGGAGCACTCGCGACCGAAACGAAACTCGACGAACAGTACCTCGGCGGCACAATGGAACTGCTGCCGAACGACCGGCTCGCTCAAATCGCCCTGGCGAACCTGCGGGAGTTGAATGACCTCAAATATGATGAAGAACAGGCCACCTTCGCACTGAAAATTCGCGAAACCCTGATGAAACCGCAGCCACTGGAATCGATCAATCAGGTTGCCGACACCAGCGGCGAAGTCGGCAAGGGCTCAACCGACGTGGGTGATGTCTCGTGGGTTGTGCCCACGGCAGGATTCACGACCGCCTGCTTTGTCCCGGGAACTCCCTCGCATTCGTGGCAGGCGGTTGCGGCCGGAGGGACTTCGATCGGAAAACAGGGGATGCAACTGGCTGCCCGAACCATGGCCGCCAGCGTCTGGGACCTGATGTCACAACCTGAAATCATTCAGCAGGCGAAAGCGGAACACGCAGAACGACTGGCAGGCCGAAAGTACCAGCCGCTGATTCTCCCCGGACAGGCTCCACCGCTCGATTACCGTAACACGCCGGGTACTCCCTGA
- a CDS encoding fatty acid CoA ligase family protein encodes MPIVNIASHLKQMAQQRPDQIAVRFPASRDANGETQYTSYTYQQLDQESDDLAMGLERIGIGRGVKAALMVPPSLEFFTLTFALFKAGAVPVLIDPGIGIKNLGKCLAEAGPEAFIGVTKAHLARVLFGWGKGSIKHLVTVGRRLAWAGRTWQEVAAEGRTRRSSQQEGATDWHSAATEADETAAILFTSGSTGVPKGAVYSHGNFAAQVAALKAALQIEPGEVDLCTFPLFALFAPALGMTAVVPRMDFTKPARVNPAEIVGPIQRLQINNLFGSPALLNRVGRDWRPAVQGHTPSNAQTTDVIEKWPSLRRVLSAGAPVSPMILERFSKYLLPQSQIFTPYGATESLPVAVIGSHEILGETQKLTAQGAGTCVGKPVPSIHVEIIRITDEPIPVWSDELRVRPGEIGEIVVHGPMVTQEYYNRPDLTALAKIRDPESGRMRHRMGDVGYFDSQGRLWFCGRKSHRVITPARTYFTEPVEGIFNQHPAVFRTALVGVRKQGTVEPVLCIERYPRFQSRDDQKRTNTQLLSELRDLGAKFELTTPIRTMLFHPHFPVDIRHNSKIFREKLAIWAASAVR; translated from the coding sequence ATGCCGATCGTCAACATTGCGTCGCACCTGAAACAAATGGCTCAGCAGCGCCCCGATCAGATTGCGGTCAGGTTTCCTGCCTCCCGCGACGCGAATGGTGAGACACAGTACACCAGCTACACCTATCAGCAACTTGATCAGGAGAGCGACGATCTGGCGATGGGACTGGAGCGGATCGGTATCGGACGTGGCGTGAAAGCGGCACTGATGGTCCCTCCTTCGCTGGAGTTCTTTACACTTACCTTCGCCCTGTTTAAAGCGGGTGCCGTTCCGGTCCTGATTGATCCGGGGATCGGCATCAAAAACCTCGGCAAGTGTCTGGCCGAAGCCGGACCAGAGGCGTTCATCGGAGTGACGAAGGCCCATCTGGCGCGAGTCCTGTTCGGTTGGGGAAAGGGGTCGATTAAGCATCTGGTGACGGTGGGACGACGACTGGCATGGGCAGGGCGGACGTGGCAGGAGGTCGCTGCCGAAGGACGTACCCGTCGGTCCTCACAGCAAGAAGGGGCGACCGACTGGCACTCCGCCGCGACAGAAGCAGATGAAACCGCCGCGATCCTGTTCACCAGCGGCAGCACGGGAGTTCCTAAAGGGGCAGTCTACTCACATGGAAACTTTGCCGCCCAGGTCGCGGCGTTGAAAGCAGCTCTGCAGATCGAACCGGGAGAAGTCGATCTCTGCACGTTTCCGCTGTTCGCTCTTTTTGCTCCGGCACTTGGCATGACGGCCGTCGTCCCGCGGATGGATTTCACGAAACCAGCCCGCGTCAATCCGGCCGAAATCGTCGGCCCGATTCAGAGGCTCCAGATTAACAACCTCTTCGGCTCGCCGGCTTTACTGAATCGGGTGGGACGGGACTGGAGGCCAGCGGTACAGGGCCACACCCCCTCGAACGCGCAAACGACGGATGTCATCGAGAAATGGCCGTCGCTGCGCCGCGTTCTATCGGCGGGAGCCCCTGTCTCTCCCATGATCCTCGAACGCTTCTCGAAGTATTTACTCCCTCAGTCGCAAATTTTCACGCCGTATGGTGCGACAGAGTCTCTGCCCGTGGCCGTGATCGGCAGCCACGAAATCCTGGGTGAGACGCAGAAGTTGACCGCGCAAGGAGCGGGAACCTGTGTCGGAAAACCGGTCCCTTCGATCCACGTCGAAATCATCAGAATTACAGATGAACCGATCCCCGTCTGGTCTGACGAACTCCGCGTCCGGCCCGGCGAGATCGGTGAGATCGTCGTCCACGGACCGATGGTCACACAGGAATACTACAATCGTCCCGATCTCACTGCGCTGGCCAAAATCCGCGATCCGGAATCAGGACGAATGCGGCACCGCATGGGGGACGTTGGTTACTTCGATTCCCAGGGGCGACTCTGGTTCTGCGGCCGCAAGTCGCACCGGGTGATCACCCCCGCGCGGACCTACTTCACAGAACCGGTCGAAGGAATTTTTAACCAGCACCCGGCCGTGTTCCGCACGGCTCTGGTGGGCGTACGAAAACAGGGGACCGTCGAGCCAGTCCTGTGCATTGAACGTTATCCCCGCTTCCAGTCACGTGACGACCAGAAGCGGACGAACACCCAACTGCTATCGGAGCTTCGGGACCTCGGGGCAAAGTTTGAGCTGACCACGCCGATTCGCACAATGCTCTTTCATCCTCACTTCCCTGTCGACATTCGTCACAATTCCAAGATCTTCCGCGAGAAGCTGGCCATCTGGGCCGCGAGCGCTGTCCGCTAG
- a CDS encoding glutaredoxin family protein, whose protein sequence is MERNSRLVPLGRLLVGAGLSLILLRGIELFARMPGLPAFWYSNQAIWILVAIGLAALGWNILWGRRMFVEETWQPAIPGRRFQSATIYTSPGCHLCEDAAALIAEHHRWLPIPDYVDIKSDPTLSEKYGTCVPVVIFDGKVRFRGRVDPVLLRRLIEGTPPLPVH, encoded by the coding sequence GTGGAACGTAATTCCAGACTGGTCCCTCTCGGGCGGCTACTGGTGGGAGCCGGGTTGAGCTTGATCCTGCTTCGTGGGATTGAACTGTTCGCACGGATGCCGGGGCTCCCTGCGTTCTGGTATAGCAATCAGGCAATCTGGATCCTGGTCGCAATTGGACTGGCCGCTTTAGGCTGGAACATCTTGTGGGGACGCCGAATGTTCGTCGAAGAGACCTGGCAGCCTGCTATTCCCGGACGTCGCTTCCAGTCGGCGACCATCTACACGAGCCCGGGATGTCATCTTTGCGAGGATGCGGCGGCACTCATTGCCGAGCATCATCGCTGGCTGCCAATCCCGGATTACGTCGACATCAAAAGTGATCCGACTCTTTCCGAAAAATACGGGACCTGCGTCCCTGTCGTCATCTTCGACGGCAAGGTGCGGTTTCGGGGTCGTGTCGACCCCGTGTTGCTGCGACGACTGATCGAAGGAACTCCGCCGCTGCCCGTCCACTGA
- a CDS encoding DegQ family serine endoprotease produces the protein MTIKNANLASRLTIAGTLLFGGLGYMALATPPHVAANPEKGAVSASSSEKAIQNLEQSGQAFSAIAKRLTPAVVSLKVEKKSGPDVLGSAPDDSSNPLNDELMKRFFGDRIPEGLRQRQLPGPKNPVVGQGSGFVVSPEGFILTNHHVVGDASKVTVRFHDGREMLAKVIGSDPQSDVAVIKVDGKNLPTLPLGDSSTTEVGEWVLASGAPFGLTHTLTAGIVSAVGRNSVGINNYENFIQTDAAINPGNSGGPLVNLRGEAIGINTAIFSRSGGSVGLGFAIPIDMAKQVYEQIRDHGTVVRGYMGVRIQALNQDLAEQFGLDDPHGVLIGDVQKGAPGEKAGLKQADVIVELDGKVVQEAASFRNSIAMRAPGSQVNLTVLRDGQRITVPVTLDKLPESATTAAVKETQKSANPWGFSVQPLTSDLAKKFGYSEDSGVVITEVTPGSAASDAGLEPGMLIQQINRKKVQSAEEFNEILSNEKDAKSMLLLVSDGKNSRFVVLKTEN, from the coding sequence TTGACAATCAAAAACGCGAATCTCGCGAGTCGCCTGACGATCGCCGGCACACTTTTGTTCGGAGGCCTTGGATATATGGCATTGGCGACACCTCCTCATGTCGCAGCCAACCCCGAGAAGGGGGCCGTTTCCGCCTCCAGTTCCGAGAAAGCGATCCAGAACCTGGAACAGTCCGGGCAGGCTTTTTCAGCAATCGCCAAGCGCCTTACTCCGGCAGTGGTCTCACTCAAGGTCGAAAAGAAATCTGGCCCCGACGTCCTGGGTTCCGCTCCAGATGACTCATCCAACCCCCTCAACGATGAGTTGATGAAGCGGTTCTTCGGCGACCGGATTCCCGAAGGACTGCGGCAGCGACAGTTGCCAGGTCCGAAGAATCCGGTTGTCGGCCAGGGTTCAGGATTCGTTGTGTCTCCCGAAGGCTTCATCCTGACGAACCACCACGTGGTGGGTGACGCCAGCAAGGTGACTGTCCGATTCCATGACGGCCGGGAAATGCTCGCCAAGGTCATTGGTAGTGATCCTCAAAGCGACGTCGCGGTCATCAAAGTCGATGGCAAGAACCTGCCAACACTTCCACTGGGGGATTCGTCCACGACCGAAGTGGGTGAGTGGGTCCTCGCTTCAGGAGCTCCTTTCGGACTGACGCACACCCTGACCGCAGGGATTGTCAGTGCCGTGGGTCGAAACAGCGTGGGGATCAACAACTACGAAAACTTCATCCAGACGGATGCAGCGATCAACCCCGGTAACTCGGGTGGACCGCTGGTCAATCTGCGAGGCGAAGCGATTGGCATCAACACCGCGATCTTCAGCCGGTCCGGGGGTTCGGTGGGACTGGGATTCGCCATCCCCATTGACATGGCCAAGCAGGTCTACGAACAGATTCGGGATCACGGGACCGTTGTTCGTGGCTACATGGGGGTCCGGATTCAGGCCTTGAATCAGGATCTTGCCGAACAGTTCGGGCTGGATGACCCACACGGTGTGTTGATTGGAGATGTCCAGAAGGGTGCTCCGGGTGAAAAGGCTGGCCTGAAACAAGCGGACGTGATCGTCGAACTCGACGGAAAAGTGGTTCAGGAGGCAGCTTCATTCCGAAACTCCATCGCAATGCGGGCACCAGGATCTCAGGTCAATCTGACGGTGCTCCGGGATGGCCAGCGAATTACGGTGCCCGTCACGCTGGACAAGCTTCCTGAGTCCGCAACGACCGCAGCGGTGAAGGAAACGCAGAAGTCGGCTAACCCCTGGGGCTTCTCGGTTCAGCCACTGACGTCTGACCTGGCGAAGAAGTTTGGCTACTCCGAAGACTCGGGCGTTGTGATCACCGAAGTGACGCCCGGTTCTGCAGCGAGTGACGCGGGCCTGGAACCAGGCATGCTGATTCAGCAGATCAACCGCAAGAAGGTTCAGTCGGCCGAAGAGTTCAACGAAATCTTGAGCAATGAAAAAGATGCCAAATCGATGTTGCTGCTGGTTTCGGACGGAAAGAACTCGCGGTTCGTCGTCTTGAAGACGGAAAACTGA
- a CDS encoding sigma-54-dependent transcriptional regulator: MPGRVMIVDDDQSMCELIEADLSSRGFSAKWTTSASNALREIEAGPFDVVLTDLQMPGMNGLSLCERIVANRPDIPVIVMTAFGSLETAVAAMRVGAYDFVSKPVELDILALRIDRAIQHRSLSEQVRVLSDRVQQSGRFSKLLGESTAMQRLFEDLRRVSGTDASVLITGESGTGKELVARALHEQSRRQSKPFVAINCAALPESLLESELFGHKRGAFTDAVSDQRGLFVQADGGTLFLDELGEFPLTLQPKLLRALEERTVRPIGSEKEIPFDVRLIAATNRDLETAVEEKRFREDLYFRVNVIQIKLPPLRARGTDILLLSQHYLQQFASANGKQVVGLSDATAKKLMDYSWPGNVRELRNAIERAVALARFDRIAVDDLPDKIRNYQGSQLELGGDNPSELLTMEEVERRYIRHVLKATRGNRTTAAQVLGFDRKTLYRKLKQMGDDSPEDATV; encoded by the coding sequence ATGCCCGGCCGAGTGATGATCGTCGATGACGACCAGAGCATGTGTGAATTGATCGAAGCGGATCTGAGTTCACGCGGATTTTCTGCCAAGTGGACCACGTCCGCCAGCAACGCACTGCGCGAGATCGAAGCCGGACCGTTCGATGTGGTCCTGACCGACCTGCAGATGCCGGGAATGAACGGACTCTCGTTGTGCGAACGGATCGTGGCCAACCGTCCTGACATCCCCGTGATCGTCATGACCGCTTTCGGAAGCCTGGAAACCGCCGTCGCAGCCATGCGTGTGGGGGCTTATGACTTTGTCAGTAAGCCCGTAGAACTGGACATTCTTGCTCTGCGGATTGATCGCGCCATCCAGCATCGCTCACTGTCAGAGCAGGTACGCGTGCTGAGCGATCGCGTGCAGCAATCCGGCCGATTCTCGAAACTGCTGGGGGAAAGCACCGCGATGCAGCGATTGTTTGAGGACCTGAGGCGCGTCTCCGGCACGGATGCGTCGGTACTCATCACCGGTGAAAGCGGCACGGGAAAAGAGCTGGTGGCGCGGGCCCTGCATGAGCAAAGCCGACGCCAGTCCAAACCGTTCGTGGCGATCAACTGTGCAGCCTTGCCCGAATCTCTGCTGGAAAGCGAACTGTTCGGTCACAAGCGAGGTGCTTTCACCGATGCCGTCTCAGACCAGCGTGGCCTGTTCGTTCAGGCCGATGGCGGAACACTGTTCCTGGATGAGCTGGGAGAATTTCCCCTCACACTTCAGCCGAAGCTGTTACGGGCTCTGGAAGAGCGAACCGTCAGACCAATCGGCAGCGAAAAGGAGATCCCTTTCGATGTTCGCCTGATCGCGGCCACCAACCGTGACCTGGAAACGGCCGTCGAAGAAAAGCGTTTCCGGGAAGATCTGTACTTTCGGGTGAATGTCATCCAGATCAAACTCCCGCCGCTGCGGGCTCGCGGGACCGACATCCTGTTACTCTCACAGCACTACCTTCAGCAGTTCGCCAGCGCGAACGGCAAGCAGGTGGTGGGGCTCTCTGACGCCACCGCAAAGAAATTGATGGACTACTCCTGGCCGGGCAATGTTCGAGAACTGAGAAACGCGATCGAGCGAGCGGTTGCCCTGGCGCGGTTCGATCGGATTGCCGTCGATGACCTGCCTGACAAGATCCGTAACTATCAGGGTTCTCAACTGGAGCTGGGGGGAGATAATCCAAGTGAACTGCTGACGATGGAAGAGGTCGAACGACGCTACATTCGTCACGTCCTGAAAGCGACGCGAGGGAACCGGACCACGGCTGCCCAGGTCCTGGGGTTCGACCGAAAGACGCTTTACCGAAAGCTCAAGCAGATGGGGGACGACTCTCCGGAAGACGCCACGGTCTGA